A genomic region of Thermodesulfobium narugense DSM 14796 contains the following coding sequences:
- a CDS encoding DivIVA domain-containing protein — translation MTFKPGITPLDIQNKEFSKGLRGYKEEEVDKFLDELSEVVSQMISEIERLEKENDYLRSRIQTTQKKSELEASTSDFLSLIQKKVEEAKLQVEKEVELKRIKSEEECRAMIQRTKEEHTKLFADIERIRQEKRRELKNLEEFISRLQTLVNREIQNMERESSVSQ, via the coding sequence GTGACTTTTAAACCTGGTATTACTCCTTTAGACATTCAGAACAAAGAATTTAGCAAAGGATTAAGAGGTTATAAAGAAGAAGAGGTTGACAAATTCTTGGATGAGTTGTCTGAAGTTGTTTCTCAAATGATTTCTGAAATCGAGAGGTTGGAAAAGGAGAATGACTATCTAAGATCTCGTATTCAAACAACTCAAAAGAAGAGCGAACTTGAAGCCTCCACTAGCGATTTTCTATCGTTGATTCAAAAAAAGGTTGAAGAAGCAAAACTTCAGGTTGAGAAAGAAGTAGAGCTAAAAAGGATAAAATCAGAAGAAGAATGCAGGGCAATGATACAAAGAACAAAAGAAGAACATACAAAGCTTTTTGCAGACATAGAAAGAATTAGACAAGAAAAGAGAAGAGAGTTAAAGAATCTTGAAGAGTTTATTTCGAGACTTCAAACCCTTGTAAACAGAGAAATTCAGAATATGGAAAGAGAAAGTTCGGTTTCTCAATAG
- a CDS encoding DUF167 domain-containing protein, translating into MDYKIELKVTPNAKKESIEIKDGKIYCKVSAPPEDGKANRRVIELISEFFDCKRKDVEIFSGEKSKNKILLIKSENIFKKIKGWEQ; encoded by the coding sequence ATGGATTACAAAATTGAACTTAAAGTTACACCAAATGCAAAAAAAGAATCTATTGAAATAAAAGATGGGAAGATTTATTGCAAAGTAAGTGCTCCACCTGAAGACGGAAAAGCAAATAGAAGAGTTATAGAACTAATTTCAGAATTTTTTGATTGTAAAAGAAAGGATGTTGAAATATTTTCTGGAGAAAAAAGCAAAAACAAAATCTTACTAATAAAATCAGAAAATATTTTTAAAAAAATAAAAGGATGGGAGCAATAA
- a CDS encoding class II aldolase/adducin family protein, producing MQPRFDLFIWSQIAYLRGLARAKGGNISLFKDNKIYIKPSGYSFFDVLPWKISIMDIDGTFKNNYKPSSEYPMHLEIYRKLPFVKAIFHTHSFYATLFAFLKSAIPVFTEEARIYLKEIPLIPFAQPGSSELGKRVVEHLSNDIQVGILENHGTIVVGKTLKECYYLSELLEESAKLAWHLKLFEK from the coding sequence ATGCAACCAAGATTTGATCTGTTTATTTGGTCTCAAATTGCTTATTTAAGAGGACTTGCCAGGGCAAAAGGTGGCAATATAAGTTTGTTCAAGGATAATAAAATATATATAAAGCCTTCTGGATATTCATTTTTTGACGTATTACCATGGAAAATTAGCATAATGGATATTGATGGGACTTTCAAAAACAATTATAAGCCATCTTCTGAATATCCAATGCATCTTGAAATTTATAGAAAATTACCATTTGTTAAAGCAATTTTCCACACACATTCATTTTATGCAACTCTTTTTGCTTTTTTGAAAAGCGCCATTCCAGTGTTTACTGAAGAAGCGAGGATTTATTTAAAAGAAATTCCACTGATACCCTTTGCTCAGCCTGGAAGCTCAGAGTTGGGGAAAAGAGTTGTTGAACATCTATCAAATGACATTCAGGTTGGAATACTTGAGAATCATGGAACGATTGTAGTTGGTAAAACTCTTAAAGAGTGTTATTATTTATCTGAACTTTTAGAAGAGAGTGCAAAATTAGCATGGCATTTGAAATTATTTGAGAAATAA
- the mtnA gene encoding S-methyl-5-thioribose-1-phosphate isomerase, translated as MHKHIFEAMKFKKDSLLLLDQTKLPFEEVWLELSNADMIIEAIQNLRVRGAPAIGICGAFALYLSIYNDNKLLVDEISLKREANRIKGSRPTAINLSWGVDKVVDFVGKCINLNEIFDFVYSLYLQEIEINEKIAINGAKVLPEGSILTHCNTGSLAAPGIGTALGVIRKMFQMRKLNLVYVSETRPLLQGARLTVFELERDAIPYKLIVDSASGMLMRNFMVDAVIVGADRIAANGDTANKIGTFMHALAANFYNVPFYVAAPMSTIDFSIATGEEIPIEERDKAEVIRCMSSLTCKDDTSALNYAFDITPAKFIKAIITENGVYSPNEILTLLD; from the coding sequence ATGCACAAACATATATTTGAAGCAATGAAATTCAAGAAAGATTCTTTATTGCTACTCGATCAGACAAAGTTGCCATTTGAGGAAGTATGGCTTGAATTATCTAACGCAGATATGATAATTGAGGCCATACAAAATCTTAGAGTTAGAGGAGCACCCGCCATTGGCATTTGTGGGGCTTTTGCTCTTTATTTATCTATTTATAACGACAATAAGCTTTTAGTTGATGAGATATCCCTTAAAAGGGAGGCTAATAGAATTAAAGGCTCTCGCCCTACAGCTATAAATCTTTCATGGGGTGTAGATAAAGTAGTAGATTTTGTTGGCAAATGTATTAATTTAAATGAAATATTTGATTTTGTATATTCTTTATATCTTCAGGAAATTGAAATAAATGAAAAAATTGCTATAAATGGTGCAAAGGTTTTGCCAGAGGGAAGTATTTTGACTCATTGTAACACTGGCTCTCTTGCAGCTCCGGGTATCGGAACTGCACTTGGAGTCATTAGAAAGATGTTTCAAATGAGAAAATTAAATTTAGTTTATGTTTCTGAAACTAGACCACTTTTACAGGGTGCAAGGCTTACAGTTTTCGAACTTGAGAGAGATGCTATTCCATATAAGTTGATTGTAGATTCGGCATCTGGAATGCTAATGAGAAATTTTATGGTTGATGCTGTAATAGTTGGAGCTGATAGAATTGCTGCAAATGGTGACACAGCTAATAAGATCGGCACCTTTATGCACGCATTAGCGGCCAACTTTTATAACGTTCCTTTTTATGTGGCAGCACCTATGAGCACTATTGATTTCTCTATAGCAACTGGTGAAGAAATTCCTATAGAAGAAAGGGATAAAGCTGAAGTTATTAGATGCATGAGTTCTCTTACATGTAAAGATGATACAAGCGCTTTAAACTATGCTTTTGATATTACTCCTGCAAAGTTTATTAAAGCAATTATAACTGAAAATGGCGTATACAGTCCGAATGAGATATTGACTTTGCTTGATTAA
- a CDS encoding purine-nucleoside phosphorylase: MKSYSFLNEFEFKANCEAASRYLRDYLPEKIEGIIELGSGFGKAFDKLKKDLIIKYDKIPFFPKASAPSHRSQLSLVYINSKPYVILEGRFHLYENYGVWEVIFPIVVLSRFKPNIAYLTNASGGINSSLKVGEVVIVKDHINFTGYNPLIGLADIYFGERFVDMSDAYNKKLRTLAKSESVSVLGYEPKEVVYVGVLGPSFETPAELRAMRTMGADIVGMSTVMEVIALNALKIKTLCFSLISNIASPDNPLKTSAEEVIEVVSNNSDKLRDLIVDLAGKVDATKI, from the coding sequence ATGAAAAGCTATTCGTTTTTAAATGAATTTGAGTTTAAGGCAAATTGTGAGGCTGCATCAAGGTACTTGAGAGATTATTTGCCAGAGAAAATAGAAGGGATAATTGAACTTGGTTCCGGATTTGGAAAAGCATTTGATAAATTGAAAAAGGATCTGATAATCAAGTACGATAAAATTCCGTTTTTTCCTAAAGCATCTGCGCCATCTCATCGCTCTCAATTGAGTCTTGTTTACATAAATTCAAAACCATATGTAATTTTAGAAGGCAGGTTTCATCTGTATGAAAATTATGGTGTGTGGGAAGTAATATTTCCTATAGTAGTTCTATCTAGATTTAAGCCCAATATAGCCTATCTTACTAATGCTTCTGGTGGAATCAATAGCAGTTTAAAAGTTGGAGAAGTAGTAATTGTGAAGGATCACATTAATTTTACAGGTTATAATCCTTTGATCGGGTTGGCTGATATATATTTTGGCGAAAGATTTGTGGATATGAGCGATGCTTATAACAAAAAATTAAGAACGTTAGCAAAATCTGAATCAGTGAGCGTTTTGGGATACGAGCCAAAAGAGGTTGTGTATGTGGGCGTTTTAGGTCCTAGTTTCGAAACTCCTGCAGAACTAAGAGCTATGAGAACTATGGGTGCTGATATTGTTGGGATGTCTACTGTTATGGAAGTCATAGCCCTAAATGCGTTAAAAATAAAAACGCTTTGTTTTTCTTTAATATCTAATATTGCAAGTCCAGACAATCCTTTAAAGACTTCAGCAGAGGAGGTTATAGAAGTAGTTTCAAATAACAGTGACAAATTAAGAGATCTAATAGTTGATCTTGCAGGCAAGGTCGATGCAACCAAGATTTGA